A stretch of the uncultured Bacteroides sp. genome encodes the following:
- a CDS encoding glycosyltransferase family 2 protein, which yields MKVSVIIVSYNFEQWIDRCLGSLRRSTFPVSVIVVDNGSKDHTTQIIERKYPEVHLIKTGVNLGFGKANNIGIRCAMERGADYFFLLNQDAWISEKTIKTLLDLFEEHPKYGILSPTHLNGKGDKLDFGFSTYSGMNEKEEFITMQKDHEVVTLKFINAAFWMISVQTIKKVGGFSPLFYHYGEDIDYINRLHYHGLQLGYSPRVFGYHDRESREVTQAGFLRSERVYLLSEYANINYTFTKAFGYGVLAGIKKAIQALAKGKIANCFAFINISFGLLWKTKQVIHIRNKNKKEALNYI from the coding sequence ATGAAAGTATCAGTTATCATCGTATCCTATAACTTTGAGCAATGGATAGATCGTTGTTTAGGCAGCTTGCGCCGTTCAACTTTTCCCGTTTCGGTAATAGTTGTTGATAACGGTTCCAAAGACCATACTACTCAGATTATAGAGAGGAAGTATCCCGAGGTTCATTTAATAAAGACCGGAGTAAACCTGGGATTCGGCAAGGCTAATAATATTGGCATCCGGTGTGCCATGGAACGGGGAGCAGATTATTTCTTCCTGCTCAATCAGGATGCATGGATTAGTGAAAAGACCATTAAAACACTGCTTGACCTCTTTGAGGAACATCCCAAATATGGAATCCTTTCACCCACCCATTTGAACGGAAAAGGAGACAAACTTGATTTTGGTTTTTCCACTTATTCAGGAATGAACGAGAAAGAAGAGTTTATTACTATGCAAAAAGATCACGAGGTGGTAACCTTGAAATTTATTAATGCAGCATTCTGGATGATTTCTGTTCAAACCATAAAGAAGGTCGGTGGATTCTCTCCTCTTTTCTATCATTATGGAGAAGATATTGATTATATAAACCGACTTCATTATCATGGCTTACAATTAGGCTACTCACCTCGCGTGTTTGGTTACCATGATCGCGAAAGCAGAGAAGTCACACAGGCTGGTTTTCTCCGTTCAGAAAGGGTTTATCTGCTTTCTGAGTACGCCAATATCAATTATACTTTTACCAAAGCCTTTGGTTACGGAGTTCTGGCCGGAATAAAAAAGGCGATACAAGCTCTTGCCAAAGGGAAAATAGCCAACTGCTTTGCATTTATCAATATCAGCTTTGGGTTGCTTTGGAAGACCAAGCAGGTTATACACATAAGAAACAAGAACAAAAAAGAAGCATTAAATTACATCTGA
- a CDS encoding glycosyltransferase: protein MSYAPILLFVYNRPDHARMTIESLLQNSLAKKSELYIYSDAAKNEEAQPAVDEVRRLIHTVSGFARITIIEREENWGLAKSIIDGVTTRVKEYGRVIVLEDDLVVAPHFLKFMNDALEMYKNEPKVGHIQACEFFEDSTLPDTFFIKWTGSWGWATWERAWDLFNPDGKALLKELEERKLTRTFDFNNKYGFTRMLRRQIEGKNNSWAIRWNASLFLKDVLSLNVGKSLVKNVGFDGSGTNCGGGGLYATSLYQEELPVIKIEPIEENRKARKSVENYYGKTNSFSAKAIRRIKRTLKGDFGA, encoded by the coding sequence ATGAGTTACGCCCCTATCCTCTTATTTGTCTATAACCGTCCCGATCATGCACGAATGACTATCGAGTCTTTGTTGCAGAATAGTCTGGCAAAAAAAAGTGAACTTTATATCTATTCGGATGCAGCTAAAAATGAAGAAGCACAGCCGGCTGTTGATGAAGTGAGAAGACTTATTCACACTGTCAGCGGCTTTGCACGGATTACCATCATTGAGCGGGAAGAGAACTGGGGACTGGCAAAAAGTATCATTGACGGAGTAACTACCCGGGTAAAGGAATATGGCCGCGTAATTGTATTGGAAGATGATTTGGTGGTGGCTCCTCATTTCCTTAAGTTCATGAATGATGCGCTTGAAATGTATAAGAACGAACCTAAAGTGGGACATATTCAGGCTTGTGAATTCTTTGAGGATTCTACCCTTCCCGATACATTCTTTATTAAATGGACAGGAAGCTGGGGATGGGCAACCTGGGAAAGAGCATGGGACTTATTCAATCCAGATGGAAAGGCTTTGCTCAAAGAGCTTGAGGAACGTAAGCTAACAAGGACTTTCGATTTTAATAACAAGTACGGTTTTACACGTATGCTTCGCCGCCAGATTGAAGGAAAGAACAATTCCTGGGCCATACGCTGGAATGCCAGTCTGTTCCTGAAAGATGTCCTGTCACTGAACGTGGGCAAGTCACTGGTAAAGAATGTGGGATTCGACGGAAGTGGAACAAACTGTGGCGGAGGCGGGCTATATGCCACTTCTCTCTATCAGGAAGAACTTCCGGTTATAAAGATTGAACCAATAGAAGAAAACAGAAAAGCCAGAAAGTCGGTTGAGAACTATTACGGCAAGACAAACTCATTCAGTGCAAAGGCAATCAGAAGAATAAAACGTACCCTTAAAGGAGACTTCGGCGCATAA
- a CDS encoding glycosyltransferase family 4 protein produces the protein MRVLIINTSERIGGAAIAAGRLMESLKNNGIKAKMLVRDKQTDQISVVPLDRSWMNVVRFVWERIVIWKANSFKKNNLFAVSIANTGTNITSLPEFKQADVIHLHWINQGMLSLNDIKHIVESGKPIVWTMHDMWPCTGICHHARECTNYQEGCHNCPFLYKGGSKKDLSYRIFKKKLALYKNANITFVACSQWLRSQAEKSLLLIGHRTTNIPNPININLFKPHDTKEARYKCNLPQDKKLLLFGSVKITDKRKGIDYFVESCRLLAEKYPETKEKLGIVVFGKQSSQLKELIPFPVYALDFVSDEKVMVDIYNSVDLFVTPSLEENLPNTIMEAMACGTPCVGFNIGGIPEMIDHLHNGYVAEYKSSQDFANGIHWALNESEYPTLSEEAARKVVTYYSEGIIAKKYIDIYNKITGKDE, from the coding sequence ATGAGAGTACTTATAATTAATACATCGGAACGCATCGGAGGTGCTGCTATAGCAGCCGGCCGATTAATGGAATCCCTTAAGAATAATGGAATCAAGGCAAAAATGCTGGTACGTGACAAGCAAACGGACCAAATAAGCGTAGTGCCACTGGATCGCTCATGGATGAACGTTGTTCGGTTTGTATGGGAACGCATTGTTATCTGGAAAGCAAACAGCTTTAAGAAGAATAATCTTTTTGCTGTATCAATTGCAAATACCGGAACAAATATCACTTCATTACCGGAATTCAAGCAAGCTGATGTTATTCATCTCCACTGGATAAACCAGGGAATGCTCTCGTTAAATGATATAAAACACATTGTTGAATCGGGAAAACCTATCGTGTGGACTATGCACGACATGTGGCCTTGCACAGGAATCTGTCACCATGCCAGAGAGTGCACCAACTATCAGGAAGGATGCCACAACTGTCCTTTCCTATACAAAGGCGGAAGTAAAAAAGATCTTTCATACCGCATATTCAAGAAAAAACTTGCTCTTTACAAGAATGCAAACATAACGTTTGTGGCATGCAGCCAGTGGCTTCGTTCACAAGCAGAAAAGAGTTTGCTGCTTATTGGTCACCGTACCACCAATATCCCAAACCCAATCAACATCAACCTGTTCAAGCCACACGATACAAAAGAAGCGCGCTATAAATGCAATTTGCCCCAGGATAAGAAACTGTTGTTGTTTGGCTCAGTGAAAATAACTGATAAACGTAAAGGGATTGACTATTTTGTAGAGTCTTGCCGCTTACTGGCTGAGAAATATCCCGAGACGAAAGAGAAGCTGGGGATTGTTGTTTTTGGAAAACAATCATCACAGCTCAAAGAACTGATACCTTTTCCGGTATATGCACTCGACTTTGTAAGTGATGAAAAAGTAATGGTAGACATCTACAATTCAGTGGACTTGTTCGTTACTCCGTCTCTGGAAGAGAACCTTCCCAATACCATCATGGAAGCTATGGCTTGCGGAACTCCCTGCGTAGGTTTCAACATCGGAGGTATTCCAGAAATGATTGATCATCTTCACAATGGATATGTAGCTGAATACAAATCCTCTCAGGACTTTGCCAATGGGATTCATTGGGCACTGAATGAATCGGAATACCCAACCCTATCAGAAGAAGCTGCCCGAAAAGTTGTTACTTACTATTCTGAAGGAATTATTGCAAAGAAGTATATTGATATCTACAATAAAATAACCGGAAAAGATGAATAA
- a CDS encoding glycosyltransferase family 2 protein: MNNRPNPRFSVITVTYNAEKVIEKTIQSVVGQTYKEWEYIIIDGASKDSTLAIIDKYRDNVNKLISEPDKGLYDAMNKGIAAASGDYLCFLNAGDIFHESNTLQFISDSISGNTLPDIIYGETAIVDKDDNFLHMRRLKTPEKLTWKSFKQGMLVCHQAFFAKRTLAEPFDLSYRFSADFDWCIKVMKKASTLHNTHITVIDYLDEGLTTQNHKASLKERFRIMAKHYGWISTVAHHVWFVIRLIVKPEK; the protein is encoded by the coding sequence ATGAATAACCGCCCAAATCCACGTTTCTCTGTCATAACCGTTACCTACAATGCTGAGAAGGTAATTGAAAAGACAATTCAAAGTGTAGTTGGGCAGACCTACAAAGAGTGGGAATACATCATCATTGACGGGGCTTCAAAGGATAGTACCCTTGCTATTATAGATAAATACCGCGATAATGTAAACAAGCTGATTAGTGAACCGGACAAAGGACTCTACGATGCCATGAACAAAGGAATTGCAGCAGCATCTGGAGATTATCTGTGCTTCCTGAATGCAGGAGACATCTTCCATGAAAGCAACACTCTTCAGTTTATATCAGATTCTATATCCGGCAATACGTTGCCGGATATTATCTACGGAGAAACAGCCATAGTAGATAAGGATGACAACTTTCTACACATGCGCCGTTTAAAGACTCCGGAAAAGCTTACCTGGAAAAGCTTTAAGCAAGGAATGCTGGTATGCCATCAGGCTTTCTTTGCCAAACGCACCCTCGCAGAACCGTTCGATTTATCCTACCGTTTTTCTGCCGATTTCGACTGGTGCATCAAGGTTATGAAAAAAGCCTCAACACTGCACAACACTCACATCACAGTTATTGATTATCTGGATGAAGGATTAACCACACAAAACCACAAAGCCTCTTTAAAAGAGCGATTCCGCATTATGGCAAAACATTATGGCTGGATAAGTACTGTTGCTCATCATGTATGGTTTGTTATAAGGTTAATTGTTAAGCCAGAAAAATAA
- a CDS encoding SGNH/GDSL hydrolase family protein — MKTRTLLFLLCTLCCSLSFGQNLKSISVLGDSYSTFDGYLQPDTNFVWYYATPKQQTDVTSVRETWWHKLIKENNYKLCVNNSFSGSTICNTGYRKEDYSDRSFITRMKKLGNPDIIFIFGATNDCWAKSPVGEYQYENWAKKDLYSFRPALAYLLSNMVDYYPNVKIYFILNSELTNEINESTKAICAHYKIDCIELHNIEKKSGHPSIAGMAEISKQIKEYMQKN; from the coding sequence ATGAAAACCCGTACATTACTTTTCTTGCTCTGCACGTTATGTTGCAGTTTATCCTTCGGTCAAAATCTAAAATCCATATCTGTTTTGGGCGATTCTTATTCCACCTTTGATGGCTATTTACAACCAGACACCAACTTTGTTTGGTATTACGCAACTCCAAAGCAACAAACAGATGTAACATCGGTTCGTGAAACATGGTGGCACAAACTTATCAAAGAAAACAATTACAAACTGTGCGTCAATAATTCTTTTTCCGGCTCAACTATATGTAATACCGGCTATCGCAAAGAAGATTACAGTGACCGCTCTTTTATTACCCGAATGAAAAAGCTGGGTAATCCAGACATCATATTCATATTTGGTGCCACAAACGACTGCTGGGCTAAATCTCCTGTTGGAGAATACCAGTACGAGAACTGGGCAAAGAAAGACCTCTATTCATTCCGTCCGGCATTAGCATACCTCCTATCAAATATGGTTGATTATTACCCTAACGTTAAGATCTATTTTATTCTGAACAGTGAATTAACCAATGAGATTAACGAATCAACCAAAGCAATTTGTGCGCATTACAAGATAGATTGCATAGAGCTTCACAATATAGAAAAGAAAAGCGGCCACCCGTCAATAGCAGGTATGGCAGAGATTTCTAAGCAGATTAAGGAATATATGCAGAAGAATTAA
- a CDS encoding transposase, with amino-acid sequence MGERKEYDSDFKVNAVKLSYERKNLTGLSRDLGITPYLIYRWRKEYSQYGEGSFPGNGVPKLTPEEKEIAELREKLRKIEVENEILKKALHIISKSDR; translated from the coding sequence ATGGGAGAAAGAAAAGAATACGACTCTGATTTCAAAGTAAACGCAGTCAAATTAAGCTATGAGAGAAAGAACCTCACTGGCTTATCCAGAGATCTTGGTATAACGCCTTATCTGATCTATCGTTGGAGAAAAGAATATAGCCAATATGGTGAAGGAAGTTTTCCTGGCAATGGAGTTCCTAAGTTGACTCCTGAGGAGAAAGAAATAGCTGAACTTAGGGAAAAGCTTCGAAAAATAGAAGTTGAAAATGAGATATTAAAAAAAGCGCTTCACATTATCTCCAAGAGCGATCGATGA
- a CDS encoding IS3 family transposase, with protein sequence MIYQFIRSNDKIWPIEVMCNVLKVSRSGYYRWIKGSQSRRAVKRKSICKEIQIEYFQAKCRYGSIRITKELNKRNVKISRTTVAHYMKEMGIQSKLSKKYKITTDSNHSEPVANNILNRSFEMDVPSKAWVSDITYIPVVGGFLYLTSVIDLFDRKIIGWSVSENMASESTVIPAFNKAVSNRKPQTQMIFHSDRGSQYASKAMVSMLKSYGIRQSMSRKGNCWDNAVAESFFKTLKAELIYGSKILSKEKMKTQLFEFIEIWYNRRRRHSALKNLTIEEYWNEYIQKFNKLSNVA encoded by the coding sequence ATGATTTATCAGTTCATACGTTCCAATGATAAGATCTGGCCGATTGAGGTAATGTGTAATGTCCTTAAAGTGTCCCGAAGTGGTTATTACAGATGGATTAAAGGCTCTCAAAGCAGACGGGCCGTAAAACGTAAATCCATATGTAAAGAGATTCAGATTGAATACTTTCAGGCAAAATGCCGTTATGGAAGTATACGAATAACTAAAGAACTAAATAAAAGGAATGTAAAGATCTCCAGAACAACTGTTGCACATTATATGAAAGAGATGGGTATTCAAAGCAAATTATCAAAGAAATATAAGATTACTACAGATTCAAATCACTCCGAACCAGTGGCAAATAATATCCTTAACCGATCTTTTGAGATGGATGTACCTTCAAAGGCTTGGGTCTCTGATATTACTTATATACCAGTCGTAGGAGGATTTTTATATTTAACAAGTGTGATTGATCTTTTTGACAGGAAAATAATTGGATGGAGCGTTAGCGAAAATATGGCAAGTGAATCGACTGTTATACCAGCCTTTAATAAGGCTGTAAGCAACCGTAAACCTCAAACGCAAATGATCTTTCATTCTGACAGAGGCTCACAATATGCTAGCAAAGCTATGGTTAGTATGTTGAAGTCCTATGGTATTCGGCAAAGCATGAGCCGTAAAGGGAATTGCTGGGATAACGCTGTTGCAGAGAGTTTCTTTAAAACATTAAAGGCAGAACTTATCTATGGGAGTAAGATATTGTCTAAAGAAAAAATGAAAACGCAATTATTTGAGTTTATCGAAATATGGTATAATAGAAGAAGAAGACATTCTGCTCTAAAGAACCTTACTATTGAAGAGTATTGGAATGAATATATTCAGAAATTTAATAAATTGTCTAATGTTGCTTAA
- a CDS encoding SGNH/GDSL hydrolase family protein encodes MKKFIITLVLVVLNSAPALVSAQNGQSTMKRVAIKGSEKTLNTQWQGKKVAFLGDSMTDPGNNATAVWYWQYLKELMGINYCVYAKSGYQWDGIYKMANKLHSEKADSIDVIFIWAGTNDYNHNTPLGKFFTETNETTNFNGQTVTRKHREPIICDSTFCGRINKVMSFLKEHYASKQIIILTPIHRAFATFSEKNVQPDENYANDLGLYLESYIGILKQASDYWAVPLIDLHSISGLYPLYDSNVPYFHDSKTDRLHPNALGHYRLAKTLQYQLLTIPSTF; translated from the coding sequence ATGAAGAAGTTTATAATCACATTAGTACTAGTAGTACTGAATTCGGCGCCAGCTCTGGTTAGTGCTCAGAATGGACAATCAACCATGAAGAGAGTAGCAATTAAAGGAAGCGAAAAAACACTTAATACACAATGGCAGGGCAAGAAGGTAGCGTTTCTAGGTGATTCAATGACCGATCCCGGTAATAATGCCACAGCCGTATGGTACTGGCAATACCTGAAAGAGCTAATGGGAATAAATTACTGTGTATATGCAAAGAGTGGTTATCAATGGGATGGCATATACAAAATGGCAAATAAGTTACACAGCGAAAAAGCTGATTCTATTGATGTTATTTTTATTTGGGCAGGTACAAATGACTATAACCACAATACTCCGCTGGGGAAGTTCTTTACTGAAACGAATGAAACAACAAACTTCAACGGGCAAACTGTAACGCGCAAACATCGCGAACCAATAATTTGCGACTCAACTTTCTGCGGTCGCATCAACAAAGTAATGTCATTTCTGAAAGAGCATTATGCCAGTAAGCAAATTATAATCCTGACGCCTATTCATCGTGCCTTCGCTACATTCAGCGAAAAGAATGTGCAGCCAGATGAAAACTATGCCAATGACCTCGGCTTATACTTAGAGTCATATATCGGAATTTTAAAGCAGGCAAGCGATTATTGGGCAGTTCCATTAATTGATCTGCATTCTATAAGTGGATTATATCCATTATACGATTCTAACGTGCCTTATTTTCATGACAGCAAAACCGACCGTCTACATCCAAATGCTTTAGGCCATTACCGTTTAGCTAAAACACTGCAATATCAATTGTTAACTATACCAAGTACCTTCTAA